One genomic window of Xanthobacter dioxanivorans includes the following:
- the cobS gene encoding cobaltochelatase subunit CobS codes for MIGTQTNAPTPDMKVSVRQTFGIDIDMEVPAFSEADPHVPELDPDYLFDRTTTLAILAGFARNRRVMVTGYHGTGKSTHIEQVAARLNWPCVRINLDSHISRIDLIGKDAIVVKDGMQVTEFRDGILPWAYQNNIAMVFDEYDAGRPDVMFVIQRVLESSGRLTLLDQSRVISPHPAFRLFATANTIGLGDTTGLYHGTQQINQAQMDRWSIVTALNYLAHDKEVDIVLAKAKHFQTPEGRDTVNRMVRLADLTRQAFINGDLSTVMSPRTVITWAENADIFKEIAFALRVTFLNKCDELERPLVAEFYQRCFGQELTESTVNVALS; via the coding sequence ATGATCGGCACGCAGACCAACGCCCCGACCCCGGACATGAAGGTGTCGGTTCGCCAGACGTTCGGCATCGACATCGACATGGAGGTGCCGGCCTTCTCGGAGGCGGATCCCCACGTGCCCGAGCTCGATCCGGACTACCTGTTCGACCGCACCACCACCCTCGCCATCCTCGCCGGCTTCGCCCGCAATCGCCGGGTGATGGTCACAGGATACCATGGAACCGGCAAGTCGACCCATATCGAGCAGGTGGCGGCGCGGCTCAACTGGCCGTGCGTGCGCATCAACCTCGACAGCCACATCTCGCGCATCGACCTCATCGGCAAGGATGCGATCGTGGTGAAGGACGGCATGCAGGTGACCGAGTTCCGCGACGGCATCCTGCCCTGGGCCTACCAGAACAACATCGCCATGGTGTTCGACGAATACGACGCCGGCCGCCCGGACGTGATGTTCGTGATCCAGCGCGTGCTGGAATCCTCCGGCCGGCTGACCCTGCTCGACCAGAGCCGGGTCATCAGCCCCCACCCGGCCTTCCGCCTGTTCGCCACGGCCAACACCATCGGCCTCGGCGACACCACCGGCCTCTATCACGGCACCCAGCAGATCAACCAGGCGCAGATGGACCGCTGGTCCATCGTCACCGCCCTCAACTATCTCGCCCACGACAAGGAAGTGGACATCGTGCTGGCCAAGGCCAAGCACTTCCAGACTCCGGAGGGCCGCGACACGGTCAACCGCATGGTGCGCCTCGCCGACCTCACCCGACAGGCCTTCATCAACGGCGACCTATCCACCGTGATGAGCCCGCGCACCGTCATCACCTGGGCCGAGAATGCGGACATCTTCAAGGAGATCGCCTTCGCCCTGCGAGTGACCTTCCTCAACAAGTGCGACGAGCTGGAGCGGCCGCTGGTGGCCGAGTTCTACCAGCGCTGCTTCGGCCAGGAGCTCACCGAGAGCACGGTGAACGTCGCGTTGTCCTGA
- the queC gene encoding 7-cyano-7-deazaguanine synthase QueC, with translation MAEAQAQDGALVLFSGGQDSATCLAFALERFGRVETLGFHYGQRHAVELERRPVLRAAMAGLDPLWAARLGVDHLLDMPVLGQISETALTREMAVEMEEGGLPNTFVPGRNLVFLTFAAALAYRRGLRHIVGGMCETDFSGYPDCRDDTIKAMQVALNLGMEKRFVLHTPLMWIDKAETWALAERLGGAALVDLIIEESHTCYLGERGKRRDWGYGCGECPACRLRAEGFARYRASGAVESRAAAPK, from the coding sequence ATGGCTGAGGCGCAGGCGCAGGACGGCGCGTTGGTCCTTTTCTCTGGCGGGCAGGATTCCGCCACCTGCCTCGCCTTTGCCCTGGAGCGCTTCGGCCGGGTGGAGACGCTGGGCTTCCATTATGGCCAGCGCCATGCCGTGGAGCTGGAGCGCCGCCCGGTGCTGCGCGCCGCCATGGCGGGCCTCGATCCCCTCTGGGCCGCGCGCCTGGGCGTCGACCACCTGCTCGACATGCCGGTGCTCGGCCAGATCTCCGAAACGGCGCTGACCCGCGAAATGGCGGTGGAGATGGAAGAGGGCGGCCTGCCCAACACCTTCGTGCCGGGCCGCAACCTCGTCTTCCTCACCTTTGCCGCGGCGCTCGCCTATCGCCGGGGCCTGAGGCACATCGTCGGCGGCATGTGCGAGACCGACTTCTCCGGCTATCCGGACTGCCGCGACGACACCATCAAGGCCATGCAGGTGGCCCTGAATCTCGGCATGGAAAAGCGCTTCGTGCTGCATACGCCGCTCATGTGGATCGACAAGGCGGAGACCTGGGCCCTGGCCGAGCGGCTCGGCGGGGCGGCGCTGGTGGACCTCATCATCGAAGAAAGCCACACCTGCTATCTCGGCGAGCGTGGCAAGAGGCGCGATTGGGGCTATGGTTGCGGCGAATGCCCCGCCTGCCGGTTGAGGGCCGAGGGGTTTGCGCGCTACCGCGCGTCCGGTGCGGTGGAAAGTCGCGCGGCCGCCCCCAAATAA
- a CDS encoding J domain-containing protein, with the protein MKLNSPLFDRIRVKPADDRRHSRPTLQGCQWPGCAAEGTHKAPKGRHQEGQYWQYCLDHVREYNHSYNYFSGMTDDAVCAYQKDALTGHRPTWKMGAKGSRTPGPPPPGGAEGMRDPFGFTAEMGGAFHADRPVPDGRIVRTTERRALEVMGLEMSAGATEIKARYKELVKLHHPDANGGDRSSEDRLRSVIQAYNNLKQAGFC; encoded by the coding sequence ATGAAGCTGAACTCCCCGCTCTTCGATCGCATCCGGGTCAAGCCCGCAGACGACCGGCGCCACAGCCGGCCGACGCTGCAGGGCTGCCAATGGCCGGGCTGTGCGGCGGAGGGGACCCACAAGGCGCCCAAGGGCCGGCACCAGGAAGGCCAGTACTGGCAGTACTGCCTCGACCACGTGCGCGAATACAACCACTCCTACAACTACTTCTCGGGCATGACCGACGACGCGGTCTGCGCCTACCAGAAGGACGCGCTCACCGGCCATCGCCCGACCTGGAAGATGGGCGCCAAGGGGAGCCGGACGCCCGGCCCTCCGCCGCCGGGCGGCGCCGAGGGCATGCGCGACCCCTTCGGCTTCACCGCCGAGATGGGCGGCGCGTTCCATGCCGACCGGCCGGTGCCGGACGGGCGCATCGTGCGCACCACCGAGCGCCGGGCGCTGGAGGTCATGGGTCTCGAAATGTCCGCCGGCGCCACAGAGATCAAGGCGCGCTACAAGGAATTGGTAAAACTGCACCATCCGGATGCGAACGGGGGGGATCGCTCCTCCGAGGACCGGCTGCGCAGCGTCATCCAGGCCTACAACAACCTGAAGCAGGCCGGTTTCTGCTGA
- a CDS encoding BolA family protein has product MSETSLSAIRQTLEAGLSPLALELEDESHKHAGHAGVRHQLKGAEHRDDGGVTHLRVRVVSPDFAGKSRIERHRIVNGLLQGEIAKGLHAIAIEAKAPGE; this is encoded by the coding sequence ATGTCCGAAACCTCCCTTTCCGCGATCCGCCAGACCCTCGAGGCGGGGCTTTCCCCGCTCGCCCTCGAGCTCGAGGACGAAAGTCACAAGCATGCCGGCCATGCCGGCGTGCGCCATCAGCTCAAGGGCGCCGAGCATCGCGACGACGGTGGGGTGACCCACCTGCGGGTTCGGGTGGTTTCGCCCGATTTCGCCGGCAAGAGCCGGATCGAGCGCCACCGCATCGTCAACGGCCTGCTCCAGGGCGAGATCGCCAAGGGCCTGCACGCCATCGCCATCGAGGCCAAGGCGCCGGGCGAATGA